The DNA region TCCGGATGGAGGGCCTCGACGACCTCTACGCCCGCTTGGGAGGCCGGGTCGACCTTGTCCAGGAACGGCACACAACGTTTCACGCGATGACCGAGTTTGCCGTCCGTGACCCCAATGGGTTCCTGCTGGTCTTCGCCGAACCGGTCGGGGCTTCCGGGGGCGGCCCGGAACCGTGACGCATCGGCGGTCATCCAGGCAGCAGAGGGCAACCGCGCGGTGGGCCCCATCGGCGGTCCCCATCAACGTAGGACGATCTGGGGAACGGGCGGATGTCGTGTGCGAAACGAAGGGACCATCGACCCCGGCGCGAGCGGCCAGGCTCTGTACCCGGTGCTGGCCGCAAGCCTCAGTCGCACCTTCGCCGAACTCATCATCTTCGGCTACATCCCGCTCCACCTGTACACGGGCGGGGAGCGGCGCATCCTGCAGCTGGCGCTCATCACCGCGGTGCCGGCGCTGGTACGGTTTGCGGCGGCCAACGTGTGGGGCGCCGTGGCGGACGTGACGGGCCGGCTGAAGCTCACCCTCCTGGTGGGGCTTCTGGGGTACGGCGCGGCCGCTGTGGGGCTTTTGTTCGCGTCGACCGGCGTGCACGCCATGATAGTGGTGAGCATGGCTGCGGCGCTGTTTGCGTCCCTGTCGCCGGCAGGCAAGGCGCTTGTCTCGCTACGCCCGGGACCTGCCGGCACACCCGGCCGGGCTCTGGCCTGGTGGCTGCAGCTGGAATCGTGGGGCTGGATGCTGGGCAGTCTGGCGGTGGCCATCCGAGAACGGCTCGGCGCGTCGCCCGGCAGCCTGCTGGTGGCGGCGGCGGGATTGGCTCTGCTGCAGGCCCTATGGGTCGCGTGGCGGGTGCCCGAGCTGCTTCGACGGCCGGCTCGCGAGGAACCGGCGCCCGCCGGGGAACGGACGCTCCGGGCAGCGGGCGTATCTCAGGCCATCGCCGGCCGGTTCGCCGAACTCCGGGATGAGTGGCGGCGGCTTTACGGTGACAGGGTGCTGGCGCTTCTGTTCGGGGTTTTCGGGCTTGCCGTGCTGGCCGGCGAGGCGAGTTTCACGGTGTTCGGGTTCTATGTGGTCGGTACACTGGGCGGCACCGAGTCGCTGTACGGGGCAACCCTCACCCTTGCCACGGCCCTGGGCCTCGTGGCATACGCCTGGCTCACGGCCAACAGCCGCCGCGCGTCTCCCGGCAACCTCATGCTGACCGCCGGGGCGCCTTACATCGCGATGTACGTCTTGATGGCCGCGGCGCCCAATGCGCTGGTGGCCGCCGTCGCCTTTGCCCTGCCGCTGTACGCGCTCATTCGGGCCGGGGCCACCTGGGCGGCCGAGTCGCTCACCCACGCCTCCGAACGGGGCGGCGGCATGGGCGCGCTCGACGGCATGGAGGCCTTCTCGCTGGCCCTGGGAGCGGTGATGGCGGGGTCCGTGGGCGACCAGCTGGGGCTGCGGGCGGTCTACGCGACGTGCGCCGGCGTGGCGCTGCTCTTGAGCCTGCTTGCCTGGAAACTGAAGGCACGCCTTACCCGTCCCCAGGCCAGCCCGGTGGCGGCAAAGGCCTGACATTCGGGTTTGGCTTGCGGTGGAGCGCGGGCGCATCAGCCCAGGGCGCGTTCCCTCAACATGTACGTGTACGGCCCTGAGATCGGCTACCGTCAGGTACTCTGGATGAAGGCGAGGACGACGTGCGCCAGCCCTGGGCAGGGGTGATATCCTGGGATACCGGC from Bacillota bacterium includes:
- a CDS encoding MFS transporter; translation: MRNEGTIDPGASGQALYPVLAASLSRTFAELIIFGYIPLHLYTGGERRILQLALITAVPALVRFAAANVWGAVADVTGRLKLTLLVGLLGYGAAAVGLLFASTGVHAMIVVSMAAALFASLSPAGKALVSLRPGPAGTPGRALAWWLQLESWGWMLGSLAVAIRERLGASPGSLLVAAAGLALLQALWVAWRVPELLRRPAREEPAPAGERTLRAAGVSQAIAGRFAELRDEWRRLYGDRVLALLFGVFGLAVLAGEASFTVFGFYVVGTLGGTESLYGATLTLATALGLVAYAWLTANSRRASPGNLMLTAGAPYIAMYVLMAAAPNALVAAVAFALPLYALIRAGATWAAESLTHASERGGGMGALDGMEAFSLALGAVMAGSVGDQLGLRAVYATCAGVALLLSLLAWKLKARLTRPQASPVAAKA